The following proteins come from a genomic window of Populus alba chromosome 12, ASM523922v2, whole genome shotgun sequence:
- the LOC118058046 gene encoding uncharacterized protein — MGFSPPSLSFILFLFHFHSTISSSHFCAPDQSLSLLQFKESFSISSSASELCHHPKTESWKEGTDCCLWDGVTCDLETGHVTGLDLSCSMLYGTLHSNSTLFSLHHLQKLDLSDNDFNSSHISSRFGQFSNLTLLNLNFSDFTGQVPSEISYLSKLVSLDLSKNSYPSLKQISFDKLVRNLTKLRQLDLGSVNMSLVEPNSLTNLSSSLASLSLGDCGLQGKFPGNIFLLPNLESLDLIFNDGLTGSFPSSNLSNVLSRLDLSNTRILVYLENDLISNLKSLEYLSLSESNIIRSDLALLGNLTQLTYLDLSGNNFNGEIPSSFGNLIQLHSLYLYSNKFVGQVPNSWGSLIHLLDLDLSDNQLVGYVHSQINTLSKLESLGLSDNLFNVTIPSFLYDLPSLYYLDLHNNNLIGNISEFQHNSLTYLDLSNNHLHGTIPSSIFKQENLEALILASNSKLTGEISSSICKLRFLQVLDLSNNSLSGSTPPCLGNFSNILSVLHLGMNNLQGTIPSTFSKENSLEYLNLNGNELEGKISSSIINCTMLEVLDLGNNKIEDTFPYFLETLPHLQILILKSNKLQGFVKGRTTYNSFFKLQIFDISDNNFSGPLPAGFLNCLEAMMASDQNMSYMNATNYSRYVYSLEMTWKGVEIEFSKIQSTIRVLDLSNNNFTEEIPKVIGKLKALQQLNLSHNSLTAGGSYISCNLKPFT; from the exons ATGGGGTTTTCACCACCGTCGCTCTCTTTcattctgtttctcttccatttccattcAACAATTTCATCATCTCATTTCTGTGCTCCTGACCAAAGTCTTTCTTTGCTCCAATTCAAAGAATCCTTTTCCATTAGTAGTTCTGCTTCAGAGCTTTGCCACCATCCCAAGACAGAGTCATGGAAAGAGGGTACAGACTGCTGCTTGTGGGATGGGGTCACTTGTGACCTGGAAACCGGGCATGTCACTGGACTGGACCTCTCTTGCAGCATGCTTTATGGCACCCTCCATTCCAATAGCACCCTCTTCTCTCTCCATCATCTTCAAAAGCTTGACCTCTCTGACAATGATTTCAATAGCTCCCATATTTCTTCTCGATTTGGCCAGTTCTCCAATCTGACACTTCTTAACCTAAATTTCTCAGACTTTACAGGACAAGTTCCGTCAGAAATCTCTTATCTCTCCAAATTGGTTTCACTTGATCTCTCCAAAAACTCCTATCCAAGTCTAAAACAAATTTCTTTTGACAAGCTTGTTCGAAACCTAACCAAGCTTAGACAACTCGATTTGGGCAGTGTAAATATGTCTTTGGTTGAACCTAATTCCTTGACGAATTTGTCCTCTTCTTTGGCATCTCTTTCGCTCGGGGATTGTGGATTGCAGGGGAAATTCCCAGGTAACATCTTTCTCCTCCCAAACCTTGAATCACTTGATCTGATATTCAATGACGGCCTCACTGGCTCTTTTCCTTCCTCCAATTTGAGTAATGTCCTCTCGCGGTTGGATCTTTCTAATACaagaattttagtttatttagaaaACGACTTAATCAGTAATCTAAAGTCATTAGAATATTTGTCTCTTAGTGAAAGTAACATTATAAGGTCAGATCTAGCTCTGCTTGGTAATCTCACACAGCTTACTTATTTAGACCTCTCAGGTAACAATTTTAACGGTGAGATCCCATCATCATTTGGAAACCTTATACAGCTTCATTCCTTGTATCTCTATTCCAATAAATTTGTGGGTCAAGTTCCAAATTCTTGGGGTAGTCTAATCCATCTTTTAGATTTAGATTTATCTGATAATCAGCTAGTAGGCTATGTCCATTCTCAAATAAATACCCTTTCAAAACTAGAGAGTCTAGGTTTATCTGATAACTTGTTCAATGTAACGATACCATCCTTTTTATATGATCTTCCTTCTTTATATTATCTTGACCTTCATAACAATAATCTCATAGGTAATATAAGTGAATTCCAACACAATTCATTGACTTACCTTGATTTGAGCAATAACCACTTGCATGGTACAATCCCAAGTTCgattttcaaacaagagaaCTTGGAAGCCCTCATTCTTGCGTCCAATAGTAAATTGACAGGTgagatttcttcttctatttgcaAGCTGAGATTCCTTCAAGTCTTGGACTTGTCCAACAACAGCTTGAGTGGTTCTACGCCACCATGTTTGGGGAACTTCAGCAATATCCTCTCAGTATTGCATCTAGGCATGAACAATCTTCAAGGCACTATCCCTTCAACATTTTCAAAGGAAAATAGCTTGGAATATCTCAACCTCAATGGAAATGAATTAGAAGGGAAAATATCTTCGTCTATCATCAACTGCACAATGTTGGaagttcttgatcttggcaacaATAAGATTGAGGATACATTTCCCTATTTTCTAGAAACGCTTCCACATCTGCAAATTCTAATTCTAAAATCCAATAAACTCCAAGGTTTTGTGAAGGGTCGGACTACATATAATTCCTTctttaaattacaaatttttgACATCTCTGACAATAATTTTAGTGGGCCATTGCCAGCAGGGTTTTTAAATTGTCTTGAAGCAATGATGGCCTCAGATCAAAACATGAGTTACATGAATGCAACAAATTACTCTCGTTATGTCTATTCCTTAGAAATGACATGGAAAGGTGTGGAAATTGAGTTTTCGAAGATACAAAGTACCATCAGAGTACTcgatttgtcaaataacaatttcacCGAAGAGATTCCAAAGGTGATCGGAAAGCTTAAAGCACTCCAACAACTCAATCTCTCTCATAATTCCCTTACAG CTGGGGGTTCTTACATTTCTTGCAATCTTAAACCTTTCACATAA